The following proteins are co-located in the Streptococcus anginosus genome:
- the ftsH gene encoding ATP-dependent zinc metalloprotease FtsH: MKNKQNNGFIKNPFLYILIIVVVITGFQYFSAGSSVGRSQQINYTELVKEIRNGNVKDISYQPNGSVIEVAGTYKKEKKVKDNSGIQFFTPSSTSVSRFTSVILPSDLTVAELQKLASDKGTEITIKRESSSGVWIQVLTTLVPFAIFAFFLFSMMNQGGGGGARGAMSFGRNKARATNKEDIKVRFSDVAGAEEEKQELVEVVEFLKDPKRYTKLGARIPAGVLLEGPPGTGKTLLAKAVAGEAGVPFFSISGSDFVEMFVGVGASRVRSLFEDAKKAAPAIIFIDEIDAVGRQRGVGLGGGNDEREQTLNQLLIEMDGFEGNEGIIVIAATNRSDVLDPALLRPGRFDRKVLVGQPDVKGREAILRVHARNKPLAEDVDLKLVAQQTPGFVGADLENVLNEAALVAARRNKKVIDASDIDEAEDRVIAGPSKKDKTVSQRDRQIVAYHEAGHTIVGLVLSNARVVHKVTIVPRGRAGGYMIALPKEDQTLLSKEDMKEQLAGLMGGRVAEEIIFNVQTTGASNDFEQATQMARAMVTEYGMSEKLGPVQYEGNHAMFGAASPQKSISEQTAYEIDEEVRNLLNEARNKAAEIIQSNREKHKLIAEALLKYETLDSHQIKSLYETGEMPDEPNASSSHALSYDEVKSQMEEQKPE, from the coding sequence ATGAAAAATAAACAAAATAATGGTTTTATAAAAAATCCTTTCCTATATATTTTAATCATTGTTGTTGTTATTACAGGTTTTCAGTATTTTTCAGCTGGAAGTTCTGTAGGTCGCAGTCAACAAATTAACTATACTGAGTTAGTTAAAGAAATTAGAAATGGAAATGTAAAGGATATTAGCTATCAGCCAAATGGTAGTGTTATTGAAGTTGCAGGTACTTATAAGAAAGAAAAGAAGGTAAAGGATAATAGTGGTATTCAGTTTTTTACTCCTTCTTCTACCTCTGTAAGCCGCTTTACTAGTGTTATTCTACCTTCAGACTTAACGGTAGCTGAATTACAAAAATTAGCTTCAGATAAAGGAACTGAAATCACCATTAAACGTGAAAGTTCAAGTGGTGTTTGGATTCAAGTGCTGACAACTCTGGTGCCATTTGCCATCTTTGCTTTCTTCCTGTTCTCTATGATGAATCAAGGTGGAGGCGGTGGAGCGCGTGGAGCCATGAGCTTTGGACGTAATAAAGCGCGTGCGACAAACAAAGAAGATATAAAAGTACGTTTTTCTGATGTAGCAGGTGCGGAAGAAGAAAAACAAGAATTAGTTGAAGTTGTTGAATTTTTAAAAGATCCTAAACGTTATACAAAACTAGGGGCTCGTATACCAGCTGGTGTTCTTCTTGAAGGTCCTCCAGGAACTGGTAAAACCCTTCTTGCTAAAGCTGTTGCTGGAGAAGCAGGTGTTCCATTCTTTAGTATTTCAGGTTCAGATTTCGTTGAAATGTTTGTCGGTGTCGGTGCTAGCCGTGTTCGCTCTCTTTTTGAAGATGCAAAAAAAGCAGCCCCAGCGATTATTTTTATTGATGAAATTGATGCTGTTGGTCGTCAACGTGGAGTTGGACTTGGCGGAGGAAACGATGAACGCGAACAAACCCTTAATCAACTTCTGATTGAGATGGATGGTTTTGAAGGTAATGAAGGAATTATTGTTATTGCAGCAACAAACCGTAGTGATGTGCTAGATCCGGCGCTTCTGCGTCCTGGTCGATTTGACCGTAAAGTTCTTGTTGGGCAACCAGATGTAAAAGGTCGTGAAGCTATCCTTCGTGTTCATGCTAGAAATAAACCTCTTGCTGAAGATGTTGACTTAAAACTAGTTGCTCAACAAACGCCTGGTTTTGTTGGTGCTGATTTGGAAAATGTGTTAAATGAAGCGGCTCTTGTCGCAGCGCGTCGAAATAAAAAAGTTATTGATGCTTCCGATATAGATGAAGCAGAAGATCGTGTTATTGCAGGACCGTCTAAAAAAGATAAGACAGTTTCACAACGTGATCGGCAAATTGTCGCTTATCATGAGGCAGGACATACGATTGTTGGTCTTGTTTTATCAAATGCACGTGTCGTTCACAAGGTAACCATTGTACCTCGTGGTCGTGCAGGTGGATATATGATTGCTCTTCCGAAAGAAGATCAGACTCTTTTATCTAAAGAAGATATGAAAGAGCAATTGGCAGGACTTATGGGGGGACGTGTTGCTGAAGAAATTATTTTTAACGTCCAAACTACAGGTGCTTCAAATGACTTTGAACAAGCTACACAAATGGCACGTGCGATGGTAACAGAGTATGGTATGAGTGAAAAACTCGGTCCGGTTCAATATGAAGGAAACCATGCGATGTTTGGCGCTGCGAGCCCACAAAAATCAATTTCAGAGCAAACTGCATATGAAATTGATGAAGAAGTTCGTAATTTGCTTAATGAAGCGCGCAACAAAGCAGCAGAAATTATCCAATCAAATCGCGAAAAGCATAAATTAATTGCGGAAGCTCTTCTTAAATACGAAACACTTGATAGTCATCAAATCAAATCATTATATGAAACTGGCGAAATGCCTGATGAACCAAATGCAAGTTCTTCACATGCTTTGAGCTATGATGAAGTGAAATCTCAAATGGAAGAGCAAAAACCAGAATAA
- the mreC gene encoding rod shape-determining protein MreC, which produces MKKSKFIIMTAILIIVTSVLLVTTRSLGVVNATSNVVSILDNIVSKPFNFLADVKSDLTDLSRTYKENKQLKKALFKAEEQSADSASLKDENAQLRQLLEMKNLYESKKTVSSDVITRMPVSWLSELTVNAGRQNGIQNTMLAVANGGLIGSVKDVASHSSRVNLLTNNKNVDNISVKIQTETSTIYGVIVGYSKEKSAFIISQLNSSDTIKKGEKVVTSGLGTYNIPNIPVGTVLSVTEKSDYLTKEVFVKPSADLSDIRVVTLVGN; this is translated from the coding sequence ATGAAAAAATCCAAATTTATTATTATGACTGCTATTTTGATAATCGTAACTTCTGTACTTTTAGTTACTACTCGTTCTTTAGGTGTAGTGAATGCAACTTCTAATGTTGTTTCTATTTTGGATAATATTGTTTCAAAACCATTTAATTTTTTGGCGGATGTTAAATCGGATTTGACTGATTTATCACGGACATATAAAGAAAACAAGCAATTAAAAAAAGCTTTATTTAAAGCAGAAGAACAATCTGCTGATTCAGCTTCATTAAAAGATGAAAATGCTCAATTAAGACAGCTATTAGAAATGAAAAATCTTTATGAGTCAAAAAAAACGGTTTCATCTGATGTTATTACGCGTATGCCGGTTTCTTGGTTATCTGAATTAACTGTCAACGCTGGTCGTCAAAATGGGATTCAAAATACAATGCTAGCGGTGGCAAATGGTGGCTTGATTGGTAGTGTGAAAGATGTCGCTTCTCATTCTAGCCGAGTAAATCTTTTAACCAATAATAAAAATGTTGATAATATTTCAGTAAAAATTCAAACGGAGACAAGCACAATTTATGGTGTGATTGTTGGCTACAGTAAAGAAAAATCTGCTTTTATTATCAGTCAGTTAAATAGTTCGGATACCATTAAAAAAGGTGAGAAAGTTGTGACCAGTGGTTTAGGAACGTACAACATTCCTAATATTCCGGTTGGAACAGTCCTTTCTGTTACTGAAAAATCGGACTATTTAACAAAAGAAGTCTTCGTAAAACCAAGTGCGGATTTGTCAGATATTCGTGTGGTGACATTAGTAGGAAATTGA
- the mreD gene encoding rod shape-determining protein MreD translates to MKFFKSYILPFLVLFVVMLVDGHLSNLLTNLFPNNIHLLSHLLLIFILYISINLSENTNFIMLLLIGLLYDAYYFHIIGISTLLLPLAGIVISKYNSVLMSNRVSRFLTVAILVFFFEVATFALANVTHLAQMSFADFVVYTIAPTMVSNLLFFLLLQPILEKIYL, encoded by the coding sequence ATGAAATTTTTTAAAAGCTACATTTTACCCTTTTTGGTTTTATTTGTTGTGATGTTAGTAGATGGTCATCTTTCAAATCTTTTGACTAATTTATTTCCAAATAATATCCACTTACTAAGTCATCTTTTGCTTATCTTTATTTTGTATATTTCGATAAATCTTTCAGAAAATACTAATTTTATCATGTTGCTGTTAATTGGTTTGTTGTATGATGCATATTATTTTCATATTATCGGCATTTCGACACTATTGTTGCCTTTAGCGGGGATTGTTATTAGTAAATATAATTCTGTTTTGATGTCTAATCGAGTTAGTCGTTTTTTAACAGTTGCCATTTTAGTATTTTTCTTTGAGGTGGCTACGTTCGCTTTGGCAAATGTTACCCATCTAGCTCAAATGTCTTTTGCAGATTTTGTCGTTTATACAATTGCTCCGACAATGGTCTCGAATTTACTATTCTTTTTGTTGCTTCAACCAATTTTGGAGAAGATATATTTATGA
- the pcsB gene encoding peptidoglycan hydrolase PcsB gives MKKKLLTSILLSTMVLAQGASLVNVHADSTDDKIAAQDSKINSLNDQQKSAQAQVDQIQAQVSSIQSQQEKLKAENEKLQAESTKLSAEIETLSKNIVARNESLANQARSAQTSGTATSYINTIVNSKSITEAISRVSAMSEIVSANNKMLEQQKQDKKAISEKQVANNEAINTVIANQQTLANDAKTLSTKQAELKAAQLNLAAEKATAEGEKNSLLAQKAAAQKAAEEAAAQEAAYKAQQAAQEQAVASSANTSLAAQVQAVNNNSGAAATPTQTNVTQQAATTTTRTVSRPTYSSSASTYPVGQCTWGAKTLAPWAGDYWGNGAQWAASAAAAGFRTGSTPQVGAIISWNDGGYGHVAVVTAVQSATSIQVSEANYAGNQAIGNYRGWFNPAAAGQGSFTYIYPN, from the coding sequence ATGAAGAAAAAATTACTTACATCAATTTTATTAAGTACAATGGTTCTTGCACAGGGAGCATCTCTTGTAAATGTACATGCAGATTCTACTGATGACAAGATTGCTGCACAAGATAGTAAAATTAATAGTTTGAATGATCAACAAAAATCAGCTCAAGCTCAAGTAGATCAAATTCAAGCTCAAGTTTCATCTATTCAATCTCAACAAGAAAAATTGAAAGCTGAAAACGAAAAACTTCAAGCTGAATCAACAAAATTATCGGCTGAAATCGAAACGTTGTCTAAGAATATTGTAGCGCGTAATGAATCATTGGCTAATCAAGCACGTAGTGCTCAAACGAGCGGTACAGCTACAAGCTATATCAATACAATTGTAAATTCAAAATCGATTACAGAAGCTATTTCACGTGTTTCTGCTATGAGCGAAATTGTTTCAGCAAACAATAAAATGTTGGAACAACAAAAACAAGATAAAAAAGCTATTTCTGAAAAACAAGTAGCAAATAATGAAGCGATAAATACTGTTATCGCAAATCAACAAACACTTGCAAATGATGCAAAAACATTGTCTACTAAGCAAGCTGAACTAAAAGCAGCGCAGTTGAATCTTGCTGCGGAAAAAGCAACTGCTGAAGGTGAAAAGAACTCATTGTTGGCACAAAAAGCAGCGGCACAAAAAGCAGCTGAAGAGGCAGCAGCACAAGAAGCAGCTTATAAAGCACAACAAGCGGCGCAAGAACAAGCTGTAGCTTCTTCTGCTAATACAAGTTTGGCAGCACAAGTACAAGCTGTAAACAACAATAGTGGTGCAGCAGCTACGCCAACTCAAACAAATGTGACGCAACAAGCAGCAACTACTACTACTAGAACTGTGAGCCGTCCTACATATAGTTCATCTGCTTCAACTTATCCAGTTGGTCAATGTACATGGGGAGCAAAAACATTAGCTCCGTGGGCTGGTGATTATTGGGGCAATGGGGCTCAATGGGCAGCAAGTGCGGCTGCAGCTGGTTTCCGTACAGGTTCAACACCTCAAGTAGGTGCGATCATTTCATGGAACGATGGTGGTTATGGACACGTTGCTGTTGTAACAGCTGTTCAATCAGCTACAAGTATTCAAGTATCTGAAGCAAATTATGCAGGTAATCAAGCTATTGGAAATTATCGTGGTTGGTTCAATCCAGCTGCTGCAGGACAAGGTTCATTTACTTACATCTATCCAAATTAA
- a CDS encoding sigma-70 RNA polymerase sigma factor region 4 domain-containing protein, with product MEFKELYGKVRGIVLKCRREYYVHLWELSDWEQEGMLVLYQLVSRYPQLVEEDHQLYVYYKTKFRNHILDILRKQESQKRKLDRQAYEEVSEIGHKLSLKELYLDELVILRDQLKSYQSQLSPEKQEQYERLLADERFKGRQAMIRELRAYLKDYSD from the coding sequence ATGGAGTTCAAGGAGTTATATGGCAAGGTGAGAGGAATTGTGCTGAAGTGTCGGAGGGAATATTATGTCCACCTGTGGGAATTAAGCGATTGGGAACAAGAGGGCATGTTGGTGCTCTATCAGTTGGTGAGTCGCTATCCGCAGCTAGTAGAAGAAGATCATCAGCTCTATGTTTACTATAAGACCAAGTTCCGCAATCATATCCTGGACATCCTCCGTAAACAGGAAAGCCAAAAACGCAAACTCGACCGACAAGCTTATGAAGAAGTGAGCGAGATTGGTCACAAGCTCAGCCTGAAAGAGTTGTATCTGGATGAACTGGTGATTCTCCGGGACCAGCTAAAGAGTTACCAATCTCAACTGAGTCCAGAGAAACAAGAACAGTACGAGCGCTTACTAGCCGACGAACGGTTCAAAGGCCGCCAAGCGATGATTCGAGAATTAAGAGCCTACTTAAAAGACTATAGCGATTAA
- the hpt gene encoding hypoxanthine phosphoribosyltransferase has translation MLEQDIKKVLVSHDEIVAAAQNLGAQLTSDYAGKNPIFVGILKGSIPFMAELIKYVDTHIEMDFMLVSSYHGGTSSSGVINIIKDIDQDIAGRHILFVEDIIDTGKTLKSLCELFREKKAASVKIATLLDKPAGRKVDIEADYTCFTIPNEFVVGYGLDFDENYRNLPYVGVLKEEVYTK, from the coding sequence ATGCTAGAACAAGATATTAAGAAAGTTTTGGTTTCACATGATGAGATCGTGGCAGCAGCACAAAATTTAGGAGCTCAATTAACTAGTGATTATGCAGGGAAAAATCCTATTTTTGTAGGAATTCTAAAAGGTTCCATTCCTTTTATGGCAGAGTTGATAAAGTATGTTGATACCCATATTGAAATGGATTTTATGTTAGTGTCAAGCTATCATGGTGGAACATCTAGTAGTGGTGTTATCAATATTATTAAAGATATTGATCAAGATATTGCTGGACGTCATATTCTTTTTGTCGAAGATATTATTGATACGGGAAAAACATTGAAAAGTCTGTGTGAATTATTTAGGGAGAAAAAAGCTGCGTCTGTTAAAATTGCTACACTTTTAGACAAGCCGGCAGGACGAAAAGTTGATATTGAAGCGGATTACACATGTTTTACAATTCCAAATGAATTTGTAGTTGGTTATGGTCTAGATTTTGATGAAAACTATCGAAATCTACCATATGTAGGGGTTTTAAAAGAAGAAGTTTATACAAAATAA
- the tilS gene encoding tRNA lysidine(34) synthetase TilS, whose product MIEQQFFQMVQKKSYFRHHRKVLLAISGGLDSMTLLDWLYKYREKLEIEIYLAHVNHGVREESDFEEEELKKIATKLGVSIFTSSFSGPFSEQKARDFRYAFFKKIMLEENCTALVTAHHADDQAETIFMRILRGSRLFHISGMKEKQKFANGELIRPLLSFQKSNFPPIFHFEDWTNQENHYLRNRIRNEYFPLLEQENPQFRKHLIELGTEISQMQDALAYLTKNIVATNLQEFQSQPYSVQSFLLQAYLKKFPDLQLSKAQFSDILAILNKQSNYQQPLKAGYELYKNYDSFEIRKISPQSDLKVDSILLKYNDIVEYGNYRFSFGKELHEKNIQEVFVSRETEILLRHRKEQDEIILNQHHKKLRRYFIDQKIPIDQRKNAIIIEQNGEILAIAGIVTCDLSKSQKNDIMYNKLYIQNLDR is encoded by the coding sequence ATGATAGAACAACAATTTTTTCAAATGGTGCAAAAAAAAAGCTATTTCAGACATCATAGAAAAGTTTTACTTGCTATTTCTGGTGGACTAGATTCTATGACTTTGCTTGACTGGCTTTATAAATATCGCGAAAAACTAGAAATAGAAATCTACCTTGCTCATGTTAATCATGGAGTGAGAGAAGAATCTGATTTTGAGGAAGAAGAATTAAAAAAAATAGCAACGAAACTTGGTGTAAGCATTTTTACATCAAGTTTTTCTGGACCATTCTCAGAACAAAAAGCGCGTGATTTTCGCTATGCTTTTTTCAAAAAAATTATGTTAGAAGAAAATTGCACAGCTTTGGTGACAGCACACCATGCTGATGACCAAGCAGAAACGATTTTTATGAGAATTCTTCGTGGCAGCCGTTTATTTCATATTTCAGGAATGAAAGAAAAACAAAAATTTGCAAATGGAGAATTGATAAGACCGTTGCTTTCTTTTCAAAAATCAAATTTCCCTCCTATTTTTCATTTTGAGGATTGGACAAATCAAGAGAACCATTATTTGCGCAATCGAATTCGAAATGAGTATTTTCCATTGTTAGAACAAGAAAATCCGCAGTTCAGGAAGCATTTAATAGAATTGGGAACAGAAATTTCTCAAATGCAAGATGCATTAGCATATTTAACTAAAAATATTGTAGCGACGAATCTGCAGGAATTTCAATCTCAACCTTACTCTGTGCAAAGTTTTTTGCTACAGGCTTATTTAAAGAAATTTCCTGATTTGCAGCTCAGTAAAGCACAGTTTTCTGATATTTTAGCAATCTTGAACAAGCAATCTAATTATCAGCAACCACTTAAAGCGGGTTACGAACTCTATAAAAATTATGATTCCTTTGAGATTCGTAAAATCAGTCCACAGTCTGATTTAAAAGTGGATTCAATTTTGTTAAAATATAACGATATTGTGGAATATGGTAATTATCGCTTTTCTTTTGGAAAAGAGCTTCATGAAAAAAACATCCAAGAAGTATTTGTTTCACGTGAAACAGAAATTTTACTTCGACATAGAAAAGAACAAGATGAAATTATCTTGAACCAACACCATAAAAAGCTTCGTCGTTACTTTATTGATCAAAAAATCCCTATAGATCAAAGAAAAAATGCTATTATTATTGAGCAAAATGGGGAAATCTTAGCAATTGCTGGAATCGTAACATGTGATTTGAGTAAGAGTCAAAAAAATGATATAATGTATAACAAACTTTATATTCAAAATTTAGATAGGTAA